A genome region from Dickeya dadantii NCPPB 898 includes the following:
- a CDS encoding dienelactone hydrolase family protein gives MKTDELLTLRETTRAFSPAVMPLASSAISTDATGLVAGETTIPSQGDNLPAYIAKPEKAAGLLPIVLVVQEIFGVHEHIRDVCRRLAKQGYLAIAPELYFRQGDPQQYGDIPTLMRELVNTVPDNQILSDLDHTAHWAVRQGGDASRLAITGFCWGGRISWLYAAHNPQLKAAVAWYGKLVAEKTLTSPQHPVDVAKDLSAPVLGLYGGQDKSIPLEQVETMRQALRAVNADAEIVVYPEADHAFHADYRATYHEASAKDGWQRMLEWFARYGVV, from the coding sequence ATGAAAACCGATGAGCTACTGACTCTCAGAGAGACCACACGGGCATTTTCGCCAGCCGTCATGCCGCTGGCTTCTTCCGCGATTAGTACTGACGCCACCGGGCTGGTTGCCGGCGAAACCACCATCCCTTCGCAGGGCGACAACCTGCCCGCTTATATCGCCAAACCGGAAAAAGCCGCCGGCCTGCTGCCGATTGTGTTGGTGGTGCAGGAAATCTTTGGCGTGCACGAACACATCCGCGATGTCTGTCGGCGACTGGCTAAACAAGGCTATCTGGCGATCGCGCCGGAGCTCTATTTCCGACAGGGAGATCCACAACAGTACGGCGACATTCCGACGCTGATGCGCGAACTGGTCAACACGGTGCCGGACAACCAGATACTATCCGACCTCGACCACACCGCGCACTGGGCGGTGCGTCAGGGCGGCGACGCCAGCCGGCTGGCGATCACCGGTTTCTGCTGGGGCGGCCGCATTAGTTGGTTGTACGCCGCGCACAATCCGCAGTTAAAAGCCGCGGTCGCCTGGTACGGCAAGCTGGTCGCCGAAAAAACGCTGACCTCGCCGCAGCATCCGGTGGATGTGGCGAAAGACCTGAGCGCGCCGGTGCTGGGCCTGTACGGCGGGCAGGATAAGAGCATTCCGCTGGAGCAGGTGGAAACCATGCGTCAGGCGTTACGGGCGGTCAATGCCGATGCGGAGATCGTGGTCTATCCGGAAGCGGATCACGCCTTCCATGCCGATTACCGCGCGACTTACCACGAAGCCTCCGCCAAAGACGGCTGGCAACGGATGCTGGAGTGGTTCGCCCGTTACGGCGTGGTGTAA
- the udp gene encoding uridine phosphorylase: protein MSDVFHLGLTKQDLQGATLAIVPGDPARVEKIARLMENPVFLASHREFTSWRAELAGKPVIVCSTGIGGPSTSIAVEELAQLGVRTFLRVGTTGAIQPHIAVGDVLVTTAAVRLDGASLHFAPLEFPAVADFACTSALAEAAREAGTTLHVGVTASSDTFYPGQERYDTYTGRVVRRFQGSMAEWQSMGVLNYEMESATLLTMCASQGLRAGMVAGVIVNRTQQEIPDTATMQKAEHASVNVVLSAARKLLSA from the coding sequence ATGTCCGATGTATTTCATCTCGGTTTAACAAAGCAGGATTTACAAGGGGCCACGCTGGCGATTGTGCCCGGCGACCCGGCCCGGGTGGAGAAAATCGCCCGGTTGATGGAGAACCCGGTATTTCTGGCATCGCATCGGGAATTCACCTCCTGGCGCGCGGAACTGGCGGGCAAGCCGGTGATTGTCTGTTCCACCGGTATCGGTGGCCCGTCGACGTCGATCGCGGTAGAGGAACTGGCGCAGCTGGGTGTGCGCACTTTCCTGCGCGTCGGCACCACCGGCGCCATTCAACCGCATATCGCGGTCGGCGATGTGCTGGTGACTACGGCGGCGGTGCGTCTGGACGGCGCCAGCCTGCACTTTGCGCCGCTGGAATTCCCGGCGGTGGCGGATTTCGCCTGTACTTCCGCCCTGGCGGAAGCGGCGCGTGAAGCGGGAACGACGCTGCATGTCGGCGTGACGGCTTCTTCGGATACCTTCTATCCGGGTCAGGAGCGTTACGACACCTATACCGGCCGCGTGGTGCGCCGTTTTCAGGGGTCAATGGCGGAATGGCAGAGCATGGGCGTGCTGAACTATGAAATGGAGTCCGCCACGCTGCTGACCATGTGCGCCAGCCAGGGGCTGCGTGCCGGCATGGTGGCGGGCGTGATTGTGAACCGCACCCAGCAGGAAATTCCCGATACCGCCACGATGCAGAAAGCGGAACACGCGTCCGTCAACGTGGTGCTGTCGGCGGCCCGCAAACTGCTGAGCGCCTGA
- the metE gene encoding 5-methyltetrahydropteroyltriglutamate--homocysteine S-methyltransferase has protein sequence MAILNHTLGFPRVGLRRELKKAQESYWAGNSTQEALLTVGRELRARHWQQQKDAGVELLPVGDFAWYDHVLTTSLLLGNVPARHQNADGSVDLDTLFRIGRGRAPTGEPAAAAEMTKWFNTNYHYMVPEFTKGQQFKLTWTQLLDEVDEALALGHKVKPVLLGPVTYLWLGKVKGEAFNRLDLLNAVLPVYQQVLAELAKRGIAWVQIDEPLLALELDAEWKAAFKPAYDALQGQVKLLLTTYFDSIGQNLDVIKALPVQGLHVDLVHGKDDAAALNVQLPADWVLSLGVINGRNVWRADLASWFERLQPLLGKRALWLGSSCSLLHSPIDLSVETRLDEEVKSWFAFAIQKCQELALLTRALNSGNGDELVAYSAPIRARRTSTRVNNPNVAKRLAAITAQDSLRQNPYPVRADAQRARFNLPAWPTTTIGSFPQTTEIRSLRLDFKQGRLDGQNYRIGIAEHIKQAIVEQERLELDVLVHGEAERNDMVEYFGEHLDGFVFTQNGWVQSYGSRCVKPPVVIGDISRPEPITVEWAKYAQSLTDKPVKGMLTGPVTILCWSFPREDVSRETIAKQIALALRDEVADLEQAGIGIIQIDEPALREGLPLHRSDWAAYLEWAVDAFRLNAAVAKDDTQIHTHMCYCEFNDIMDSIAALDADVITIETSRSDMELLESFEEFEYPNEIGPGVYDIHSPNVPSVEWIEALLRKAAQRIPSERLWVNPDCGLKTRGWPETRQSLANMVEAAKRLRETAA, from the coding sequence ATGGCAATTTTAAATCACACTCTCGGTTTTCCGCGCGTCGGTCTGCGTCGTGAACTGAAAAAAGCACAGGAAAGCTATTGGGCAGGGAACAGCACGCAGGAAGCGCTGCTGACCGTGGGTCGTGAGCTGCGCGCCCGCCACTGGCAACAGCAGAAAGACGCCGGCGTGGAACTGCTGCCGGTGGGCGATTTTGCCTGGTACGACCATGTGCTGACCACCAGCCTGCTGCTGGGGAACGTACCTGCCCGTCACCAGAACGCGGATGGTTCCGTCGATCTGGATACCCTGTTCCGTATCGGCCGTGGCCGCGCACCGACCGGTGAGCCGGCTGCCGCCGCTGAAATGACCAAATGGTTCAACACCAACTATCACTACATGGTGCCGGAATTCACCAAAGGCCAGCAGTTCAAGCTGACCTGGACCCAACTGCTGGATGAAGTGGACGAAGCGCTGGCGCTGGGCCACAAGGTGAAACCGGTGCTGTTGGGCCCGGTGACCTACCTGTGGCTGGGCAAAGTCAAAGGCGAAGCCTTCAACCGTCTGGATCTGCTGAACGCGGTGCTGCCGGTGTACCAGCAGGTGCTGGCCGAACTGGCTAAGCGCGGCATCGCGTGGGTGCAGATTGACGAGCCGCTGCTGGCGCTGGAGCTGGACGCCGAATGGAAAGCCGCCTTCAAACCGGCTTACGACGCGCTGCAAGGGCAGGTGAAACTGCTGCTGACCACCTATTTCGACAGCATCGGCCAGAATCTGGACGTTATCAAAGCGCTGCCGGTACAGGGTCTGCATGTCGATCTGGTGCACGGCAAAGACGACGCCGCGGCGCTGAACGTGCAGCTGCCGGCTGACTGGGTGCTGTCGTTGGGCGTGATCAACGGCCGTAACGTATGGCGCGCCGATCTGGCGAGCTGGTTCGAGCGCCTGCAACCGTTGCTGGGCAAACGTGCTCTGTGGCTGGGCAGCTCCTGCTCCCTGTTGCACAGTCCAATCGATCTCAGCGTCGAAACCCGTCTGGATGAGGAAGTGAAAAGCTGGTTCGCGTTTGCGATTCAGAAGTGTCAGGAACTGGCGCTGCTGACCCGCGCGCTCAACAGCGGCAACGGCGATGAGCTGGTGGCGTACAGCGCGCCGATCCGCGCCCGCCGGACTTCCACCCGCGTTAACAACCCGAATGTGGCGAAGCGTCTGGCGGCGATCACCGCGCAAGACAGCCTGCGTCAGAACCCGTACCCGGTACGCGCCGACGCACAGCGTGCGCGTTTCAACCTGCCGGCCTGGCCGACCACTACCATCGGTTCATTTCCGCAGACCACCGAAATCCGCAGCCTGCGTCTGGACTTCAAACAGGGTCGTCTGGATGGTCAGAACTACCGTATCGGCATCGCCGAGCACATCAAACAGGCGATTGTGGAACAGGAACGTCTGGAACTGGACGTACTGGTGCACGGTGAAGCCGAACGTAACGACATGGTGGAGTATTTCGGCGAGCATCTGGACGGCTTTGTGTTCACCCAGAACGGCTGGGTGCAGAGCTACGGTTCCCGCTGCGTGAAACCGCCGGTGGTGATTGGCGACATCAGCCGTCCGGAGCCGATCACGGTCGAGTGGGCGAAGTATGCCCAGTCGCTGACCGACAAGCCGGTAAAAGGCATGCTGACCGGTCCGGTCACCATTCTGTGCTGGTCCTTCCCGCGTGAAGACGTCAGCCGTGAAACCATCGCCAAACAGATTGCGCTGGCGCTGCGCGACGAAGTGGCGGATCTGGAACAGGCCGGCATCGGCATCATCCAGATTGACGAACCGGCGCTGCGTGAAGGTCTGCCGCTGCATCGCTCCGACTGGGCGGCGTATCTGGAGTGGGCTGTTGACGCGTTCCGCCTGAATGCGGCGGTAGCGAAAGACGACACCCAGATCCACACCCACATGTGCTACTGCGAATTCAACGACATCATGGATTCCATCGCGGCGCTGGATGCGGACGTGATCACCATCGAAACCTCGCGTTCCGACATGGAACTGCTGGAATCGTTCGAAGAGTTCGAGTACCCGAATGAAATCGGCCCAGGCGTGTACGACATTCACTCGCCGAACGTGCCGAGCGTAGAGTGGATTGAAGCGCTGCTGCGCAAAGCGGCTCAGCGTATTCCGTCCGAGCGCCTGTGGGTGAACCCGGACTGCGGCCTGAAAACCCGCGGCTGGCCGGAAACCCGTCAGTCGCTGGCGAATATGGTGGAAGCGGCGAAGCGTCTGCGCGAAACCGCCGCGTAA
- the ppc gene encoding phosphoenolpyruvate carboxylase, with protein MNEQYSAMRSNVSMLGKLLGDTIKDALGANILERVETIRKLSKASRAGSETHRQELLTTLQNLSNDELLPVARAFSQFLNLTNTAEQYHSISPHGEAASNPEALATVFRSLKSRDNLSDKDIRDAVESLSIELVLTAHPTEITRRTLIHKLVEVNTCLKQLDHDDLADYERHQIMRRLRQLIAQYWHTDEIRKIRPTPVDEAKWGFAVVENSLWEGVPAFLRELDEQMGKELGYRLPVDSVPVRFTSWMGGDRDGNPNVTSEVTRRVLLLSRWKAADLFLRDVQVLVSELSMTTCTPELQQLAGGDEVQEPYRELMKALRAQLTATLDYLDARLKGGQQVPPKDLLVTNEQLWEPLYACYQSLHACGMGIIADGQLLDTLRRVRCFGVPLVRIDVRQESTRHTDALAEITRYLGLGDYESWSESDKQAFLIRELNSKRPLLPRQWEPSADTQEVLETCRVIAETPRDSIAAYVISMARTPSDVLAVHLLLKEAGCPYALPVAPLFETLDDLNNADSVMIQLLNIDWYRGFIQGKQMVMIGYSDSAKDAGVMAASWAQYRAQDALIKTCEKYGIALTLFHGRGGSIGRGGAPAHAALLSQPPGSLKGGLRVTEQGEMIRFKFGLPEVTISSLSLYTSAILEANLLPPPEPKQEWHHIMNELSRISCDMYRGYVRENPDFVPYFRAATPELELGKLPLGSRPAKRRPNGGVESLRAIPWIFAWTQNRLMLPAWLGAGAALQKVIDDGHQNQLEAMCRDWPFFSTRIGMLEMVFAKADLWLAEYYDQRLVEEKLWSLGKQLREQLEKDIKAVLTISNDDHLMADLPWIAESIALRNVYTDPLNVLQAELLHRSRQQETLDPQVEQALMVTIAGVAAGMRNTG; from the coding sequence ATGAATGAACAATATTCCGCCATGCGGAGCAATGTCAGCATGCTGGGTAAACTACTCGGCGACACCATCAAGGATGCGCTGGGCGCCAATATCCTTGAGCGTGTTGAAACAATCCGCAAGCTGTCCAAAGCCTCGCGGGCCGGCAGCGAAACACACCGTCAGGAACTGCTGACCACACTGCAGAACCTGTCCAACGATGAACTGCTGCCGGTCGCCCGCGCATTCAGCCAGTTCCTTAACCTGACCAACACCGCCGAGCAATACCACAGTATCTCTCCGCACGGCGAAGCGGCCAGTAACCCGGAAGCGCTGGCGACGGTGTTTCGCAGCCTGAAAAGCCGCGACAACCTGAGCGATAAAGACATCCGCGACGCGGTGGAGTCGCTCTCCATCGAGCTGGTGTTGACCGCGCACCCGACCGAAATCACCCGCCGTACGCTGATCCACAAACTGGTTGAAGTGAATACCTGCCTCAAGCAGCTCGATCACGACGATCTGGCCGATTATGAACGCCACCAGATCATGCGCCGCCTGCGCCAGCTGATCGCCCAATACTGGCATACCGATGAAATCCGCAAAATCCGCCCGACGCCGGTGGACGAAGCCAAGTGGGGCTTCGCGGTGGTGGAAAATAGCCTGTGGGAAGGGGTGCCGGCGTTTCTGCGCGAACTCGACGAGCAGATGGGTAAAGAGTTGGGCTACCGTCTGCCGGTAGATTCGGTGCCGGTACGCTTCACCTCCTGGATGGGCGGCGACCGCGACGGCAACCCGAACGTGACCTCTGAAGTCACTCGCCGCGTGCTGCTGCTAAGCCGCTGGAAAGCCGCGGACCTGTTCCTGCGCGACGTACAGGTGCTGGTTTCCGAACTGTCGATGACCACCTGTACGCCGGAGCTGCAACAGCTGGCAGGCGGCGACGAGGTGCAGGAACCCTACCGCGAACTGATGAAAGCGCTGCGCGCACAGTTGACCGCTACCCTGGATTATCTGGACGCGCGTCTGAAAGGCGGGCAACAAGTGCCGCCCAAAGATCTGCTGGTCACCAACGAGCAGTTATGGGAACCGCTGTACGCCTGTTACCAGTCGCTGCATGCCTGCGGCATGGGCATCATCGCCGACGGCCAGTTACTCGATACCCTGCGCCGGGTACGTTGCTTTGGCGTGCCGCTGGTGCGTATCGATGTGCGTCAGGAAAGCACCCGTCACACCGACGCGCTGGCGGAAATCACCCGCTATCTGGGGCTGGGAGACTACGAAAGCTGGTCGGAATCCGACAAGCAGGCGTTCCTGATCCGTGAACTCAACTCCAAGCGTCCGCTGTTGCCGCGTCAGTGGGAACCGAGCGCCGACACCCAGGAAGTGCTGGAAACCTGCCGGGTGATCGCCGAAACCCCGCGCGACTCCATCGCCGCCTACGTGATTTCGATGGCGCGCACCCCGTCCGACGTGCTGGCGGTGCATTTGCTGCTGAAAGAAGCCGGCTGTCCGTACGCGCTGCCGGTGGCGCCGCTGTTCGAAACGCTGGACGACCTGAATAACGCCGACAGCGTCATGATCCAGTTGCTCAACATCGACTGGTATCGCGGCTTCATTCAGGGCAAGCAGATGGTGATGATCGGCTATTCCGACTCCGCCAAAGACGCCGGGGTAATGGCGGCCTCCTGGGCGCAGTACCGCGCGCAAGACGCACTGATCAAGACCTGCGAGAAATACGGCATCGCGCTGACGCTGTTCCACGGTCGCGGCGGTTCGATTGGCCGCGGCGGCGCGCCGGCTCACGCCGCGCTGCTTTCCCAACCGCCGGGCAGCCTGAAAGGCGGCCTGCGCGTCACCGAACAGGGCGAGATGATCCGCTTTAAGTTCGGCCTGCCGGAAGTCACCATCAGCAGCCTGTCGCTCTACACGTCCGCCATTCTGGAAGCCAACCTGTTGCCGCCGCCGGAGCCGAAGCAGGAGTGGCATCACATCATGAACGAGCTGTCGCGCATTTCCTGCGACATGTACCGCGGCTACGTACGGGAAAACCCGGATTTCGTGCCCTACTTCCGCGCCGCCACGCCGGAACTGGAACTGGGCAAACTGCCGTTGGGGTCACGTCCGGCCAAGCGTCGGCCGAACGGCGGGGTGGAAAGCCTGCGCGCCATCCCGTGGATTTTCGCCTGGACCCAGAACCGCCTGATGCTGCCCGCCTGGTTGGGCGCCGGCGCCGCGCTGCAAAAAGTGATCGACGACGGTCACCAGAACCAGCTGGAAGCGATGTGCCGCGACTGGCCGTTCTTCTCCACCCGTATCGGTATGCTGGAAATGGTATTCGCCAAGGCCGACCTGTGGCTGGCGGAATACTACGATCAGCGGCTGGTGGAAGAGAAACTGTGGTCGCTCGGCAAACAGCTGCGTGAGCAACTGGAGAAAGACATCAAAGCGGTGCTGACCATCTCCAACGACGACCATCTGATGGCTGATTTGCCGTGGATCGCCGAATCCATCGCGCTGCGCAACGTCTACACCGACCCGCTCAACGTGCTGCAGGCGGAGCTGCTGCACCGTTCACGCCAGCAGGAAACACTGGACCCGCAGGTGGAACAGGCGCTGATGGTCACCATCGCCGGCGTCGCCGCCGGGATGCGCAATACCGGCTAA
- a CDS encoding carboxylate/amino acid/amine transporter gives MPLLIITTILWSFSFSLIGEYLAGQVDSWFSAMFRLVLAALVFLPFLRWRGYSPKVLGLYLLVGVFQLGVMYLFLFRSYLYLNVPTILLFSVMTPLYVTLIYDLLSGHRLRWGYAFSALLAVLGAAVIHYHGVSDHFWWGLLLVQAANVCFAVGQVGYKRLMEVYPMPQHSAFSWFYLGAALVTLVAWALVGNLTKLPTAPVQWGVLVFLGVVVSGLGYFMWNYGATQVDSGTLSIMNNFHVPAGLLVNFAFWQKTPNWTSFLIGSAIIAAALWVHQRWVVKHPAQTADAHRHAGARNE, from the coding sequence GTGCCGTTATTGATCATCACCACGATTTTGTGGTCGTTTTCCTTCAGCCTGATTGGCGAATACCTGGCCGGCCAGGTCGATAGCTGGTTCTCAGCCATGTTCCGGCTGGTGCTGGCGGCGCTGGTGTTTCTGCCTTTCCTGCGCTGGCGCGGCTATTCCCCCAAAGTGCTGGGGTTGTATTTGCTGGTAGGCGTTTTCCAGCTCGGCGTCATGTACCTGTTCCTGTTCCGTAGTTACCTTTACCTCAATGTACCGACGATCCTGCTGTTTTCGGTGATGACGCCGCTGTACGTCACGCTGATTTACGACCTGCTCAGCGGGCATCGCCTGCGCTGGGGTTATGCATTCAGCGCCTTGCTGGCTGTTCTGGGCGCCGCGGTGATCCACTATCACGGCGTGAGCGATCATTTCTGGTGGGGGCTGCTGCTGGTGCAGGCGGCCAATGTCTGTTTTGCCGTGGGGCAAGTGGGATATAAACGGCTGATGGAAGTGTATCCGATGCCGCAGCACAGCGCCTTTTCCTGGTTCTACCTCGGCGCCGCGCTGGTGACGCTGGTGGCTTGGGCGCTGGTCGGCAATCTGACCAAACTGCCCACCGCACCGGTGCAGTGGGGGGTTCTGGTGTTTCTTGGCGTGGTGGTGTCGGGCCTGGGCTATTTCATGTGGAACTATGGCGCCACCCAGGTGGATTCCGGCACGTTGAGTATCATGAACAACTTTCACGTCCCGGCCGGGTTGCTGGTCAACTTCGCGTTCTGGCAGAAAACGCCGAACTGGACCAGCTTTCTCATCGGTTCGGCGATTATTGCGGCGGCCTTGTGGGTACACCAACGTTGGGTCGTGAAGCATCCCGCACAAACGGCAGATGCTCACAGGCATGCTGGCGCGCGGAACGAATAA
- a CDS encoding tyrosine-protein phosphatase, producing the protein MTLTSLLHPSLLPLEGGVNFRDLGGIRVADGRQVRRGRLFRSGALDMLSERDIDHLASVPVAHVVDYRDQDEASQRPDRLWSGARYHQVSANPLRHEVTASLETLGSEKLEAFDSRAFMLELYRRLPFGNPAYQHLVALLRQPDDGALVQHCAVGKDRTGIGSALVLFALGADEQTVMEDYLVTESTLISFRRQLLEDLASSLSEKALKRFDFVLSAREEFLVTALHTIRERHGSVDNWLEQDYGLDASAREGLRAKYLA; encoded by the coding sequence ATGACTTTAACCTCATTACTGCATCCCTCGTTGCTGCCGCTTGAAGGTGGCGTCAATTTCCGTGATCTGGGGGGAATCCGCGTGGCGGACGGGCGCCAGGTCCGCCGTGGCAGGCTGTTTCGCTCCGGCGCGCTGGACATGCTGAGCGAACGCGACATCGACCATCTCGCCAGTGTGCCGGTGGCGCATGTGGTGGACTATCGCGATCAGGATGAAGCCTCGCAGCGACCCGACCGATTGTGGTCCGGCGCCCGTTATCATCAGGTTTCCGCCAATCCGCTGCGGCATGAAGTTACCGCCAGCCTGGAAACGCTGGGCTCGGAAAAGCTCGAAGCGTTCGATTCCCGCGCCTTTATGCTGGAGCTGTACCGCCGCCTGCCGTTCGGCAATCCGGCCTACCAGCATCTGGTGGCGTTGCTGCGCCAGCCTGACGATGGCGCGCTGGTGCAGCATTGCGCGGTGGGCAAGGATCGTACCGGCATTGGTTCCGCGCTGGTGTTGTTCGCGCTGGGCGCGGATGAGCAAACGGTGATGGAGGATTATCTGGTCACCGAATCCACCCTGATTTCATTCCGTCGCCAGTTGCTGGAAGACCTGGCGTCGAGCCTGAGCGAAAAGGCGCTGAAACGCTTTGATTTCGTGCTTTCCGCCCGCGAAGAGTTTCTGGTGACCGCGCTGCATACCATCCGCGAGCGACACGGCTCGGTGGATAACTGGCTGGAGCAGGATTACGGGCTGGACGCCTCGGCGCGGGAAGGGTTGCGGGCGAAGTATCTGGCGTGA
- the argE gene encoding acetylornithine deacetylase codes for MKMNLPPFMELYRALIATPSISATERALDQSNETLINLLAGWFGDLGFHVDVQPVPGTFNKFNLLARLGEGSGGLLLAGHTDTVPFDDGRWTRDPFTLTEHDNKLYGLGTADMKGFFAFILDALRDVDASKLTKPLYILATADEETTMAGAKYFSESTGIRPDCAIIGEPTSLQPVRAHKGHMSNVVRIQGQSGHSSDPSRGVNAIELMHEAISELMVLRNTLQQRYHNPAFHIPYPTMNFGHIHGGDAANRICACCDLHMDIRPLPGMTLSDLNGLLSEALAPVSERWPGRLTISELHPPIPGYECPADHHLAQVVEKLVGQPTDVVNYCTEAPFIQELCPTLVLGPGSINQAHQPDEFIDMSFIKPTRTLITQLVHHFCQH; via the coding sequence GTGAAGATGAATTTACCCCCTTTTATGGAGCTGTACCGGGCATTGATCGCCACCCCGTCCATCAGCGCCACCGAGCGCGCCCTGGATCAAAGCAATGAGACCTTAATCAATCTGTTGGCGGGATGGTTTGGCGATCTGGGTTTTCATGTCGACGTGCAGCCGGTGCCCGGCACGTTTAACAAATTCAACCTGCTGGCCCGTCTGGGAGAAGGCAGCGGCGGGCTGCTGCTGGCCGGCCATACCGACACGGTGCCGTTCGACGACGGCCGCTGGACCCGCGACCCGTTCACCCTGACCGAACACGACAATAAGCTCTACGGGCTCGGCACCGCCGACATGAAAGGCTTTTTTGCCTTTATTCTCGATGCGCTGCGCGATGTGGATGCCAGTAAGCTGACCAAACCGCTGTACATTCTGGCTACCGCCGATGAAGAAACGACAATGGCGGGCGCCAAGTATTTCTCCGAATCGACCGGAATTCGCCCGGACTGCGCCATTATCGGCGAGCCGACGTCACTGCAGCCGGTGCGCGCCCACAAAGGCCATATGTCGAATGTCGTTCGTATTCAGGGCCAGTCCGGCCATTCCAGCGATCCGTCGCGCGGCGTCAACGCCATCGAACTGATGCACGAAGCCATTTCCGAGCTGATGGTGCTGCGCAATACGCTGCAACAGCGCTATCACAACCCGGCGTTCCACATTCCTTACCCCACCATGAATTTCGGCCACATTCATGGCGGCGACGCCGCTAACCGCATCTGCGCCTGCTGCGACCTGCACATGGATATCCGCCCGCTGCCGGGCATGACGCTGAGCGATCTCAACGGCCTGTTGAGCGAAGCGCTGGCGCCGGTCAGCGAGCGCTGGCCGGGACGCCTGACCATCAGCGAACTGCACCCGCCGATTCCGGGCTACGAATGCCCGGCGGATCATCATCTGGCGCAGGTGGTGGAAAAACTGGTGGGGCAGCCGACCGATGTGGTGAATTACTGCACCGAAGCGCCGTTCATTCAGGAACTGTGCCCGACGCTGGTGCTCGGCCCCGGCTCGATCAATCAGGCGCATCAGCCGGATGAATTTATCGACATGTCGTTCATCAAACCGACGCGCACCTTGATTACTCAGTTGGTGCATCACTTCTGTCAGCATTGA
- the metR gene encoding HTH-type transcriptional regulator MetR, protein MIELKHLRTLQALRNTGSLAAAAAQLHQTQSALSHQFSDLEQRLGFRLFVRKSQPLRFTPQGEILLQLAEQILPQIQQALQACNEPHQTTLRLAIECHSCIQWLTPALENFHQSWPQVVMDFKSGVTFDPQPALQQGELDLVMTSDILPRSGLHYSPMFDFEVRLVLSPDHPLAAKAVITPDDLAQETLMIYPVQRQRLDVWRHFLQPAGVSPSLKSVDNTLLLIQMVAARMGIAALPHWVVESFERQGLVVTKTLGDGLWSRLYAAVRDGEQRQPVIEAFIRSARQHACEHLPFVRDASRPNVGVPTRPPQ, encoded by the coding sequence ATGATCGAACTTAAACACTTACGGACGCTGCAGGCGCTGCGCAACACAGGATCGTTAGCCGCCGCCGCCGCACAGCTCCATCAGACGCAATCCGCCCTGTCGCATCAGTTCAGCGATCTGGAACAACGGCTGGGATTCCGCTTGTTCGTCCGTAAGAGCCAGCCGCTACGCTTTACGCCGCAGGGGGAAATTCTGCTGCAACTGGCCGAGCAGATCCTGCCGCAGATTCAGCAGGCGCTGCAGGCGTGCAACGAGCCGCATCAAACAACGCTACGGCTGGCGATCGAGTGTCACAGTTGTATTCAGTGGCTGACGCCGGCGCTGGAGAACTTCCACCAAAGCTGGCCGCAGGTGGTGATGGATTTCAAATCCGGCGTCACTTTCGACCCGCAACCTGCGCTGCAACAAGGCGAGCTGGACCTGGTGATGACCTCCGACATTCTGCCGCGCAGCGGCCTGCACTACTCGCCGATGTTCGACTTTGAGGTACGTTTGGTGTTGTCGCCGGATCATCCGCTGGCCGCCAAAGCCGTAATTACGCCTGACGATCTGGCGCAGGAAACATTGATGATCTACCCGGTGCAACGTCAACGGCTGGATGTGTGGCGCCACTTTCTGCAACCGGCTGGCGTCAGCCCGTCGCTAAAAAGCGTAGACAATACCCTGCTGTTGATCCAGATGGTGGCGGCGCGCATGGGCATCGCCGCGCTGCCGCACTGGGTGGTGGAGAGTTTTGAACGTCAGGGTCTGGTGGTGACGAAAACCCTGGGAGACGGCTTGTGGAGCCGGCTGTACGCCGCCGTACGCGATGGCGAGCAGCGCCAGCCGGTTATCGAAGCGTTTATTCGTTCCGCGCGCCAGCATGCCTGTGAGCATCTGCCGTTTGTGCGGGATGCTTCACGACCCAACGTTGGTGTACCCACAAGGCCGCCGCAATAA